The DNA sequence TCGAGCGGTCCTCGGCGGGCAGCAACTGGACTGCGTCGGCGGGCAGCCCCTTCGCCGCCAGCGCCTCGCGGATGATCCCGACGAGCACCGCGTTGGAGCTCTTCGCCGACGAGGAGCCGCGCAGCAGCACCGCGTTGCCGGATTTGAAGGTGAGGCCGAACCCGTCGACCGTGACGTTGGGGCGGGCCTCGTAAACGATGCCGACGACGCCCAGCGGCACCCGCACCTGGCGCAGCTCCAGGCCGTTGGGCAGCGTGCTGCCGCGCACCACCTCCCCCACAGGGTCGGGCAGGGCGGCCACCTGCCGCAGCCCGGACGCGATGCCGGCGATGCGGTCCGCGTCGAGCCGGAGCCGGTCGATCAGGCTCGCCTCGGTGCCGGCGTCCTCCGCCGCGGCGATGTCCTCTGCATTGGCCGCGAGGATGCGGTCCGCGCCGTCCTCGAGCGCGCCCGCCGCCGCGGACAGGGCCGCGTTCTTGTCCGCCGCGGACAGCAATGCAAGGGTCCGGGACGCAGTCCGGGCCGCGCGGGCTGCGGAGTGCACGGCCTCGCGCATCGGGTCCGGTACCCCGGCGCCGTCCCGTGCGGCGCCGCCCTGCCCAGTGCCACTCTGCCCAGTGCCGCCCTCTGCCACCGGTGTGCTGATGCTCATACGCTCCAGGGTAGCGAACGCCGTGGCGGCCTCAGCGGCGCTCGACGTCCAGTGTGAACCCCCGGGAACGCAGACGCTCCGCCAGCGGCTGCCCGATCCCGGTCGCGGGGGTCAGGACCCCGGCCGCCTCGGGTGCCGCGGCCCGGTCCAGCGCCAGCGCCAGCGCGCTCTCGCCGAGCATCACGGCGGTGGCCGCATAGCCCGGGTCACCGTGCGCCGCGACGCGCGAGCGGTAGTGGGCGCCGGTGCTGGTCGTCGCATAGACGTCGACGGCGAAACGGCCGTTTGCCCGCGCCTTCTCCCCCGGGCCGTCGCCGGGCGCCGGCAGCACGCGATCGAGCAGCGCGCGGGTGGGGCCGAAGCCGAGCCCTGCGACGAGCCCGCCCATGCCCGCGGTGACCGCGGCGGCGGGCACCAGCGACAGCGACGACGAGCCCACGGCCATGACCTCGCGGTAACGGAAGCGGCGGCCGTAAGCGTGGCCGAGCAGCGCGGCGGAGCGCCGCACCACCCTGGTGTTGTAGGGGCCCATGAAGAACGGCGCGAGGAAGCCGCCGAGGCCCGGGGCGATGTCGGTGCCGCGCACGATCGCCGCGTCGGACTGCCGTCCCAGGTCCGGTTCCGTCGCGCTGTCGGGGCTCAGCGAGTAGGGGCTCAGCCCGGTCTTGCGCGCCTGCTTGTCCTTCTTCATCGCGTCGATCTGCATGCGCAGCGAGTCGACGGTGCCGCCGCTGATCCCGCCGCGCAGGTCCGAGACCACCAGGGTCGTGTCCGTCAGCTCCCCGGCGCCGTCCTCGGCGACCCGGCGATGGAGCCGGTACACGCCCAGGTCGGAGGGCACCGAGTCGAATCCGCACGAGTGCACGATCCGCGCCCCGGTGCGCACCGCCGTCTCGTGGTAGCGGTCGATGCTCTCGCGGTGGAAGAGCACCTCCCCCGTGAGGTCCACGTAGTCGGTCCCGGCCTCCGCGCACGCGCGCACCAGCGGGAGCCCGTAGCGCGCGTAGGGGCCGACGGTGCTGATCACCACCCGTGCCGAGCGCGCCAGAGCGTCGAGGGACGCGTCGTCGGCGGCGTCCGCGACGAGGATCGGCCAGTCCGCCGCGCCGGCGCCCAGCCCGTCCCGGATCTCCGCGAGCCTGCCCCGGTTGCGCCCGGCGAGCCCGAGCCGCACGCCCTCCGGTGCGTGTTCCGCCAGGTGCCCCGCCACGAGCCGCCCGACGAACCCGGTGGCCCCGTAGACGACGAGGTCGACGTCGCGGGACTTCGCCGTCTCCGGCTCCTCCGTCGTCCCCCCACCTGACTTCGAACGCGGATCGTTGTCGTTGCTCATCGGTCCATGACAGCACACCGCCGGCCGACCGTCGACCGGGTCGACCCCCGCCCTGCGCCTGTGGATAACCCGCGCACTCCGGCCGGGTGCGTCGGTCCGGCAAGGCACCATGGAACCCATGGGGACCACAGATCTGAACGCACCGGCAACCTCCACCGCGGATCGCATCGCTTGGGCCGACGACCACGGCTCCGCAGTCCAGGACGACGCCGAAGTCCAGGACGACGCCGCCGCGGACGCGCGGCGGCGCGCGGCATCGCGATCGCGTGCGGATGAGCTGCTGCAGGACCTCGCCGGGGCGGGCGCCACGCTGCGCGACGACCAGTGGTCCGCCATCGAGGCGTTGGTGGTCGACCGGCGGCGGGCGCTGGTCGTGCAGCGCACCGGCTGGGGCAAATCGGCCGTCTACTTCATCGCGGCGAAGCTGCTGCGCGAGGCGGGACGCGGCCCCACCGTGATCGTCTCGCCGCTGCTGGCGCTCATGCGCAACCAGGTGGCCGCCGCCGAGCGCGCGGGGGTGCGCGCGGCCACCATCAACTCCGGCAACATCACCGAATGGGACGGCATCCACGAGCAGATCCGCGCCGGCGGGGTCGACGTACTCCTCGTCAGCCCCGAGCGGCTGAACAACCCCGACTTCCGCGACAACGTCCTCCCGCACCTGGCCGACGACGCCGGCCTGGTCGTGGTCGACGAGGCGCACTGCGTCTCCGACTGGGGCCACGACTTCCGCCCCGACTACCGCCGCATCCGCACGCTCGTCGCCGACCTCGGCCGCGACACCCCCGTACTGGCGACCACCGCCACGGCCAACGACCGTGTGGTGGCCGACGTCGCGGCGCAGCTCGGCGTGGGCGCCGACGCGGATGCCGACGGGGAAACCTCCACCCTCGTCCTGCGCGGCGGGCTCGACCGCGCTTCCCTGCGCCTGTCGGTGGTGCACGTCGCCGATTCCCGCGACCGCGCCGCGTGGCTCGCCCAGAACCTCGGATCCCTGCCCGGCTCCGGCATCGTCTACGCGCTCACCGTCTCGGCGGCCGAGGACCTCGCCGCCGTGCTCTCGGAACAAGGCCACACCGTGGCGGCATACACGGGCCGCACCGACCCGGCAGAGCGCGAAACTTTGGAGGCGGACCTGCTGGCGAACAGGGTCAAATGCCTGGTCGCCACTTCGGCCCTGGGCATGGGCTTCGACAAGCCCGACCTGGGCTTCGTGGTGCACGTCGGAGCGCCATCGTCGCCCATCTCCTACTACCAGCAGGTGGGCCGCGCCGGCCGCGGCACCGACCGCGCCGAGGTGATGCTGCTCCCCGGCCCCGAGGACGAGCAGATCTGGCGCTACTTCGCGTCCGTGTCGTTCCCCGACGAGCAGACGGTGCGCGCGGTGATCGCCGCCCTGGGCGACTCGCCGACATCCACCCCGGCGCTCGAGTCCCGCGTGGACCTCGGCCGCAACCGCCTGGAAATGGTGCTCAAGGTGCTCGACGTGGACGGCGCCGTGCGGCGCGTCCGCGGCGGCTGGGTGGCCACGGGGAACGAGTGGGAGTACGACGCGGAACGGTACGAGGGTCTGGCCCGCGCGCGGCGGGCGGAACAGCAGGCGATGCTCGACTACGAGCGCACCTCCCAGTGCCGCATGCGGTTCCTCCGTGCGCAGCTGGACGATCCGCTCCTGGCCGGCGAGTCCGGCGGCTGCGGCCGCTGCGACAACTGCACCGGCGACGCCCGCGCCGCGGCGGTGGACCAGGCGGCCGCGCGTACCGCCCGCGACCGCCTCGACCGGCCGGGCGTGGACCTGGCGGCACGTCGGCAGTGGCCCACCGGCCTGCCGCGGCTGGGCCTGGAGCTCAAGGGCAGGATCGCTGACGGCCCGGCCGTGGGCCGCGCGCTCGGCCGGCTGACCGACCTCGGCTGGGGGACGCGCCTGCGTTCCCTCCTGGCCGAGCCGGACGCGCCCGCGCCGCAGTGGCTGATCGACGGCTGCGTCGCAGTGCTCACGTCGTGGCGGTGGGAGGTGCGTCCGGACGCCATCGCCGCGCTGCACTCCGAGTCGCACCCGCAGCTGGTGCAGTCCGTCGCCCAGGGCCTCGCGGCGATCGGGCGCCTCGACCTGCTGTCCACCGTCTCCCGCTCGCAGGACCTGCCGCCGGTGACCGCGGCCAACTCGGCCTTCCGCGTGGCCCAGATCGGCGAGGATTTCGCCGTGCCGCAGCCGCCCGCGCCCGGCTCCACCGTCCTGCTCGTCACCGACCTCGTAGAGACGGGCTGGACGGTCACGATGGCCGCCCGGGCCCTGCGCGGGGCGGGCGCGCGGGGCGTGCTCCCGCTGGCCCTCGCCACCCGTTCGTGAGCGACCGCTCATCCTGCTATGCGGCCCGCGAGTGACCCTCCTCACACCGACGTGCTGACCTGCAATAGCCCCGGCAATTCGGGTCCCGATTCCCCGGCGGGGGCGATTTTGCTGGTCAGCGTTGTTAGTCTGGTAGACGCATGAGGCTCCCAGAAAACGAAGTACCCCGTCAGAAAACCTCCACCGAGGCCCCCTCTGCGGATGCTGTCGAATTCCGCGCGCCGCGCGTACCGGACGGCATCAGGCTGTGGGAGATCGCCCGGGATTCGGCCGTGCTCGATCTCAACTCGAGTTACGCCTATGTCCTCTGGTGCCGCGATTTCGCACGCACCTCCATCGTCGCCGTCGTCGA is a window from the Tomitella gaofuii genome containing:
- a CDS encoding saccharopine dehydrogenase family protein, whose protein sequence is MSNDNDPRSKSGGGTTEEPETAKSRDVDLVVYGATGFVGRLVAGHLAEHAPEGVRLGLAGRNRGRLAEIRDGLGAGAADWPILVADAADDASLDALARSARVVISTVGPYARYGLPLVRACAEAGTDYVDLTGEVLFHRESIDRYHETAVRTGARIVHSCGFDSVPSDLGVYRLHRRVAEDGAGELTDTTLVVSDLRGGISGGTVDSLRMQIDAMKKDKQARKTGLSPYSLSPDSATEPDLGRQSDAAIVRGTDIAPGLGGFLAPFFMGPYNTRVVRRSAALLGHAYGRRFRYREVMAVGSSSLSLVPAAAVTAGMGGLVAGLGFGPTRALLDRVLPAPGDGPGEKARANGRFAVDVYATTSTGAHYRSRVAAHGDPGYAATAVMLGESALALALDRAAAPEAAGVLTPATGIGQPLAERLRSRGFTLDVERR
- a CDS encoding RecQ family ATP-dependent DNA helicase translates to MGTTDLNAPATSTADRIAWADDHGSAVQDDAEVQDDAAADARRRAASRSRADELLQDLAGAGATLRDDQWSAIEALVVDRRRALVVQRTGWGKSAVYFIAAKLLREAGRGPTVIVSPLLALMRNQVAAAERAGVRAATINSGNITEWDGIHEQIRAGGVDVLLVSPERLNNPDFRDNVLPHLADDAGLVVVDEAHCVSDWGHDFRPDYRRIRTLVADLGRDTPVLATTATANDRVVADVAAQLGVGADADADGETSTLVLRGGLDRASLRLSVVHVADSRDRAAWLAQNLGSLPGSGIVYALTVSAAEDLAAVLSEQGHTVAAYTGRTDPAERETLEADLLANRVKCLVATSALGMGFDKPDLGFVVHVGAPSSPISYYQQVGRAGRGTDRAEVMLLPGPEDEQIWRYFASVSFPDEQTVRAVIAALGDSPTSTPALESRVDLGRNRLEMVLKVLDVDGAVRRVRGGWVATGNEWEYDAERYEGLARARRAEQQAMLDYERTSQCRMRFLRAQLDDPLLAGESGGCGRCDNCTGDARAAAVDQAAARTARDRLDRPGVDLAARRQWPTGLPRLGLELKGRIADGPAVGRALGRLTDLGWGTRLRSLLAEPDAPAPQWLIDGCVAVLTSWRWEVRPDAIAALHSESHPQLVQSVAQGLAAIGRLDLLSTVSRSQDLPPVTAANSAFRVAQIGEDFAVPQPPAPGSTVLLVTDLVETGWTVTMAARALRGAGARGVLPLALATRS